From the Pseudomonas sp. VD-NE ins genome, the window AATTGCGCCCGGCGAGCCCGTGCAATCTGACTCTGCTCATAGCCATCAAGCACCGCGCGGGGTGCTTGTGTCTGGCGCTCGCCCTGGAACACTTCGCCGAGAATCTGGCCATCGACCAGCGCGTTGCGGGTGGCAATCACCAATTGACCGGCATCGCGGCCGACGGTGTAGCCCGATTCCTGACGCGAGCCCGGTGCAATCAGCGGGTTGTAGAAAAACTGCGTCTGGCCCCAGCGCTCGCTGCTGTCTTCATAGCCTTTGTACAACCCGGTATAAAGCAGATCCCCCGGCGCCCGTGAGACTTCATATAAATGCCCGTCGGCGCCTCGCAACCAGCTCTGCCGGATCTCGCCGCTCTGCACGTCGAGGGTGCCGCCGGACAAGTTGATCAGCGAACCTTTCTCGGTGACCACGTCGTTGCCGGCAAAATTCACGGAACCGCCCTGCGCCATCCATTCACCGATGCCGTGGCCCTGAGTACCGAGATAGCCACCGACTTCCAGCAGACCTCCGGCCGTGTACCAACGATCTGTAGCGTAACCGTTGGTGCCGGCCGGCACGTACACCAACTCACGCACATCGACCCAGATGTCGTTGCTGTTGAGCGCGCCGCCCTCGCGGTTGACCGGCGCATCGCGTTGCTCGTTGCCCTGCACGTTGATCTTGATGTTATTGGCTTCCATCGCCACCTTCACCCCGACAGCGCCGGACACATCAATCAACGCACCGTCGCGCACCAGGCTGCGACGCCCCGCCGATACAGCGACCTGGCCACCGGTGGCGAGGGTGATCGAACCGTTCTGAAACTCGACGCTGCCGCCACTGCCGATGTCGATGCGCGACTGATCACCACGGATGCGGTTGTTGGCACTGACGGCCTGTAGCGATGCGTCACGCTGACTGTCGAGCGCGGTGAGATCGCTGCTATCGAGCATGATCGCGGTGACGCTGCCCTGAGCGAGCGTGACGCTGCCAGCGTTGTCAGTCACCGGGTTGAGCAAGTGCACAGTGCCGCGCGTGGCCACTGACGTGCTCGCCAGCAACACACCGTTTTGCAGCACCTCATGGCCGGTCAGCGTGATGTCGCCGGTGGCGGCCTGGATCAAGCCATTGTTGCTGACCTTGCCGGCCACGGCGCCGGTCTTGAAGCCCGGCGTGACTTCGTTGCCGAAGGTCGTGGACACGGCGTTGCCATCGGTACCTGAACCCTTACGGATGTAAAAGCGATCGCCTGCACCGAGCAGCGTCTGGCCTTTGGGGGTGCTGATGTTGCCATCGTTCTGCACCTCGTTGCCCAACAGCAAGGCGTAGCCCCCAGCGTCCGTCGACGCCTTGGGCGCATGGGTCTGGATACTGGCGCCACGCTCCACCAGCACCTTGCCGGCTGCGTCAGTGAAGGTCGGCTGGGTGGCGGTGCTGTCGAAGTACAGGCCCCGGTCGCGGAACTGGATATCGGTGATGTTGGCTGCGGCGGCTACCAGATTGCGTACATTGACCTGGCTGCTGCCGCTGAACACGATGCCGTTGCGGTTGATCAGCATCACCGTGCCGTCGCCCTTGATCTGGCCTTGGATCTGGCTCGCACGCGCGCTTGGGTCGTTGACCCGGTTGAGGACTGCCCAGTTGGATTGCTGAGCGAATTCGACCGTGGTGTTGCGGCCGACGTTGAAGGTTTCCCAGTTGAGAATCGCTTTGTCGGCGGTCTGCTCGATCTTCACCGTGGTCTTGCCGTCAGCCAGAGTCTGCTGCGGCCCCTTGGCGTTCAGCCAACCCTGGGTGAGGCTGTTATCGACCTTCAAGCCGCCCTCGCCCAAGCCATCCGGCACGTTTTGCACACTGCCCAACGCCACCGCACGCCCGGCCGCCTGAGCCGCCTGCTGTGCGGCAATTGCCGCCACGGTGTTGTTGAGCGTCTGCAACGAGCGCTGCAATTGCTGATTGGCTCGTTGCTGCTGGGCCAATGGTGGCGTCATCCCCGGCAACCCGCCAACACTCGGCCGCGCTGCCGCCGCTTGTTGTGCGGCGCCCTTGGCGGCGAACCAGTTGGAACTGAACGCCGTTTGCGCCTGCGCACTCCCCGCCACCAGACACAACGCCACCGCGTGCGCCAGTGGCTTGAGCAGCCACAGCGCCGGATCGGCGACCTCACGCTTGAGCATCGGGGCACGGGTACTGCGACGGGATGGGCGAGCGAGCATCACTACGAGATCCTTTTTGATTGCCACACATAGCTGCAGGCCAGCTAAAACCTGCTGTTACGACATAGGCAGTTGGCGAGGGGCGCGACCGAACGGATGTCACACAAACTTCATGATTGAGGTGTAAATCGAGCAAAAAAAATGGCAGCAACCCGAAGGCTGCTGCCATTTCCTGACACTTGAGGCGTGTATTACAAAGGACGACCCACAGCGTTGCAGACGCTGGCGTTGTTGATGTCCAGGTTGTTGCCGGTGGAGTTGGTGACGAAGTTGGCGGTTACAGCGGTTTTCCAGTTGGTTGGAACCGGAATGAAACCGTGAGCGGCAGTGGCCACGGCGTTGCCCGGAGTGCTGTAGTGCTGGGTCAGGAACGCTTTGACATCAGCAGCCACGGCTGCGTCCTTGTAGCACTGGCCGAAGATGAAGTTGGTGTAAGCAGCCATTGCATAACCGCTGGACGGGTTGGCAACTACAGGGGACCACTGCGCCGGGTTGGCCGCGTTGGTTGGCAGTGGAGCCGAAGCCAGAGCCGTGTTGACGTTGGCGCTGGTTGGCTGAACGCCATTGATACGCGCAACAACAGCGTTGCTCGCAGCGTTGACACCGTCCGGACCGACATAACCGATGGAACCGTCAACCGCGTTGACTGCCGGGGCTACGTCAGCGGTATTGGCCACGCCTACCCAGTTCGACGGCACAGCGGAACCTGCTGGCAGACGTGCGTTGGTGAAGGTGGTGTTGACGGCGAACTTGGTCGGGCAGATCGAGTTCAGGTGACGGCTGAGGATTTCGGTGGTGCCGCTCGAAGCGGTGCGATAAACAACGCGGATCGCGGTAGTGTCGGAGGTACCCAACAGCGCGCCCCAGGTAGTCTTGGTGCCCGACAAGGCATCACACAGTTGAGCGCTGGTCAGGTTAAGGGTGGTGTTGCCGGCCTTTTTGTAAGGGATGGCAACCGAAGTGGCGACAGATGGCAGTTGGATCAGCGGACCAAACGAAGCGCCGAAGTTGGTGTTGTAGGTGCTGATTTCCGAAGCGCTGAGGATCGAGTCGCTACCGGCGAAATGCACAGTGCCAGTGGTGCTGAACTGTGCGGCGGTGTTGGTCAGGAAAGCACTTTTGCCGATGCCGCTACCGGTCACGGCGTAGCTGAAGTTGGCAGGCAGGATGCTGTTGGCAGAACCTTTGTACAGAGCGGCAGGCAGTGAGGCGCCACCACCGGTTACGGCCATGGCTTGGGCGGATGCCAGAGCGGCGACGGTCAATGAGGCTGCGATCAGAGTGCGCTTGAACATGAAGAATCTCCTTTTCAACTAGGTTTGGGAACACAGGTTTTCGGGTGACTTGCATGACACTGGGAGGACTCACCGGGGCCCTCGCTAGCGTTGGCCTTGGTTAAGTCGCACTGAGAAATTCGCAGCTTCCGGTGACAGATAAAGGAAAAAACCTCGGGAGCTGTGGGGTGTTTCTGAAGGGATTTTCTCGGGTGTTTGTCGGGTGTCGTGCAGCGTCTGGATCGGGGGTTTGGCTGAATCGGGCTGGAGGCGTTGGCGGGTGGTTGCAGATGACAGAAAGGAGAACCCGAGGATGGTTCTTTTGAGGGTCGGGTGATGCTGAAGTCCTGGAAAAAGATTGGATTATTTGTTGCCCTGACTGGCCCCTTCGCTGACAAGCCAGCTCCCACAAGGAGCCATGTTGTCAATGCGATCTGCGACACAACACAAGAACCTGTGGGAGCTGGCTTGCCAGCGATGAGGCCAGGTCAGACACCCTAAAAACATCTGACACATCACTACTGGATCAACTCAGTGCTCTCAATGATCGAATGCAATTTACCTCACATCACAGAACACTGTGGGAGCGAGCTTGCTCGCGAAGGGGCCCGATCAGACACCATCAAAACCGGCTACTGGACCAGTTGATTGATCTCAATGATCGGCAACAACACCGCCATCACAATCACCAGCACCACCCCGCCCATCACCACAATCATCAGCGGTTCAAGCAGCGCAGTCATGCCCATCGCTCGGCGTTCGATATCCCGCGACAGGGTTTGCGCCGCGCGCTCGAGCATCGGTGGCAATGACCCGGTTTTTTCGCCGCTGGCGATCAGGTGAATCAGCACGGGTGGGAAGACGTTTTCCACGCGCAACGCGGCGGCGAGGTTGACCCCTTCGCGCACCTTGGCCGTTGCTTCAGTGACGCTCAAACTCAAGCGGTCGTTGGACAAGGTCTGTCGCGCCGCCTCCAGTGCGCGCAACAATGGCACCCCGGCGCCGCCGAGAATCGCCAGCGTTGAGGCGAACCGTGCAGTGTTCAGGCCGAGGATGAAACGCCCGAATAACGGCAGTTTCAGCACCCGATGATGCCAACTCAAACGTGCCGCCGGATTGCGTAGGTACAGGCGCCAGCTCCAGAACGCCCCTGCGATAATCGCCGCACACAACCAGCCCCACGCCCTTATGAAATCACTGGCGTTGAGCATCGCCAGGGTCAGCCCCGGCAAATCCTGCCGCGCTTGGGAAAACGCACTGACCACCTGCGGCACCACGTAACTGAGCAGGAAAATCACGATGCCGATCGACACCAGACCCACCACGCCCGGATAGATAAACGCGGTGAGGATCTTGCCGCGCAGGTTGTTGCGTTCTTCGATGTAGTCCGCCAGTCGCTCCATCACCTGCGCCAGATCGCCAGACTCTTCCCCCGCCGCAATCAACGCGCGATAGATCTCGGGAAAATCCCGTGGCCGCGCCGCCAGCGATTCCGCCAGACGCATGCCGCTGCGCACATCGGCGCGCACGGCGCTGAGGGTGTGGGCGATGTGTTTTTTCTCGGCCTGCTCCACCGTGGCGCTGAGCGCTGCTTCTAACGGCAGGCTAGCCCCGAGAAGGCTCGCCAATTGCCGCGTGGCCCAGGCCAGATCGTTGTCGGAGAGTTTGGCGCTGAACAATCCACCGCCGCCGTGCTGGGCGACGTTGCTTTCCTTATGCACCGACAACGCGGTCAAACCGCGTCCGCGTAATGTTGTGAAAGCGGCGCTCTGGCTGTCCGCCTCAAGGTGCCCGGATTCAATCTTGCCGGTCGCGTCGGCAGCTTCAAAACGATAGCGATTCATCAGGCGTCCCGTGTCACACGGAGGATTTCTTCAGGCGCGGTGGCGCCGCTGCGGATCCAGCGTTCACCGTCCTCGCGCAGGCTGAACATCCCGGCTTTCGCGGCTGATGCGCGCAAGGCCTGCTCCCCTGCCCCTTGGTGAATCAGCGTGCGAATGTCGTCGTCGATGCAGAACAATTCGTGGATGCCGGTGCGGCCGCTGTAGCCGGTCTGATTGCACGCCGGGCAGCCGACCGGTCGCCACGTGCCCGGTGTCGCCGGGTCTTCCTGCTTGCACTGATTGCACAGCCGTCGCACCAGTCGTTGTGCGAGCACGCCGAGCATCGACGAGGCCAGCAGAAACGGTTCGACGCCCATGTCGATCAAGCGGTTGACCGCTGACACCGCGTCGTTCGTGTGCAGGGTTGCCAACACCAAATGTCCGGTCAGCGACGCCTGCACGGCGATTTGTGCGGTTTCGAGATCGCGAATCTCGCCGATCATGATGATGTCCGGGTCTTGGCGCAGGATCGCTCTGAGCGCTAACGCAAAGGTCATGTCGATCTTGGCGTTGACCTGAATCTGGCTGATGCCCGGCAAGTCGTATTCCACCGGGTCTTCCACGGTGAGAATGTTGCTGGTACTCGCATCCAGTCGTGCCAGTGCCGCGTAGAGGCTGGTGGTCTTGCCGCTGCCGGTCGGGCCGGTGACCAGCACGATGCCGTGGGGTTGGCGGATCAGGTGATCGAGTTTGGCCAGCACCTGCGCGTCCATGCCGAGGGTTTCCAGATGCAGTCGCCCGGCCTGTTTGTCGAGCAGACGCATCACCACTCTTTCGCCATGCCCGGTCGGCACCGTGGACACACGAATATCAATCGGCCGCCCCGCCACCCGCAACGCGATGCGACCGTCCTGCGGCAGGCGTTTTTCAGCGATGTCGAGCTGGGCCATGATCTTGATCCGCGACACCAGCGCACCGTGCAGAGCCTTGCGCGGTGAGACCACGTCACGCAGGGTTCCGTCGACGCGATAGCGCACCACCGAATGGGTTTCGAACGGTTCGATGTGAATGTCGCTGGCCTCGTCGCGTGCCGCTTGCGTGAGCAAGGCGTTGATCATGCGAATCACCGGCGCGCCGTCCTGAGTGTCGAGCAGGTCGGTGATTTCCGGCATGTCCTGCATCAGTCGGTCGAGATCGACTTCGTTTTCTGCTGCACCGACCACCGCCGCCGCGCTGCCGGTGTCGGCGTACGCGCTGGCGAGCAAGCCATCCAGCTCATCATCGCGCACCCGCTGAATCGTAGTCGCACCAAACTGCCGCCGCGCCTCGCTGATCGACCAGCCCGGCGTCGACGGGCACACCGTCAACACGCCATCGCACAACAAAATCCGCTGCGCCTTGGCCCAGGCATAAGGCAACGCACTCATTGGATGGGCACCGCTTTGATGGTTGCGCGTGGGCCTGAGCTCGGTAACACCGCCGGCACACCTTGCGCCGCCGTCGGCAACTGCGGCGCCTGCATGTCCGGCATCGCCCAGCTGCGTTCCGGTTGCAAACCACCCTGAGCGCGACGCATAAAGTCGTAACGGTTGAGGGTGATGCTGCGCCCCGCTTCGCTGTCGCGGATGATGTACGGGCGCAGGAACACCATCAGGTTGGTCTTGGTAATCGCCCGGCGCTCGTTGCGAAACAGCGCGCCAATCCCCGGCAGACTGCCCAGCCAAGGCACCGCGTCGTTGCTCTGGCTGTAGCCGTCCTGCAGCAACCCACCAAGCACCATTATCTGCCCGTCATCGAGCAGAATACTGGTGTCGATCGCGCGTTTGTTGGTGACGATCCCCGCCGAATTGGCACTGGCCGAAGCGCGCTCATCAATGCTGCTGACTTCCTGATAGATATCGAGCTTGACCGTACCGCCCTCGGAAATCTGCGGGCGCACATTGAGCTTCAAGCCGACCTCTTCACGGGTCACGGTCTGGAACGGGTTATTGCTGGTGCCCCCGCCGCCAGTGACATAACTGCCGCTGACAAACGGAATGGTCTGGCCCACAAAAATGCTTGCCGCTTCGTTGTCCAGGGTCAGCAGGTTCGGCGTCGACAGCACGTTGGTGCCGCCCTTGCTCTTCAACGCCCGGGCCAGCACTTTCAGGTCAAGAATCTTGCCGATCCCGGGAATATCGACGGTGCCGTTGACGTAGCCCAGGTTCAAACCCTGCGGCAACACATCGATGCTGGTCTTGCCGTTAGTGTTGATCCCCGAACCACCCAGATTCGCCCCGCCGATCACGCCGTTGCCACCGAGATTGCCGGTCTGCCATTGCACGCCAAACTCACTGGCATCGTCCTCGCCGACTTCGACGATCAGGCTTTCGATCACCACTTGCGCGCGGCGCTGGTCGAGCAGATCGATCACCTCGCGCAAGTTGCGATACAACGGCTCCGGCGCAGAAATCAGCAAGGTGTTGGTGGTGGCGTCGGCCTGAATGGTCACACCGCCGGCACTGAAAGCGA encodes:
- a CDS encoding substrate-binding domain-containing protein, with product MFKRTLIAASLTVAALASAQAMAVTGGGASLPAALYKGSANSILPANFSYAVTGSGIGKSAFLTNTAAQFSTTGTVHFAGSDSILSASEISTYNTNFGASFGPLIQLPSVATSVAIPYKKAGNTTLNLTSAQLCDALSGTKTTWGALLGTSDTTAIRVVYRTASSGTTEILSRHLNSICPTKFAVNTTFTNARLPAGSAVPSNWVGVANTADVAPAVNAVDGSIGYVGPDGVNAASNAVVARINGVQPTSANVNTALASAPLPTNAANPAQWSPVVANPSSGYAMAAYTNFIFGQCYKDAAVAADVKAFLTQHYSTPGNAVATAAHGFIPVPTNWKTAVTANFVTNSTGNNLDINNASVCNAVGRPL
- the gspF gene encoding type II secretion system inner membrane protein GspF, with the protein product MNRYRFEAADATGKIESGHLEADSQSAAFTTLRGRGLTALSVHKESNVAQHGGGGLFSAKLSDNDLAWATRQLASLLGASLPLEAALSATVEQAEKKHIAHTLSAVRADVRSGMRLAESLAARPRDFPEIYRALIAAGEESGDLAQVMERLADYIEERNNLRGKILTAFIYPGVVGLVSIGIVIFLLSYVVPQVVSAFSQARQDLPGLTLAMLNASDFIRAWGWLCAAIIAGAFWSWRLYLRNPAARLSWHHRVLKLPLFGRFILGLNTARFASTLAILGGAGVPLLRALEAARQTLSNDRLSLSVTEATAKVREGVNLAAALRVENVFPPVLIHLIASGEKTGSLPPMLERAAQTLSRDIERRAMGMTALLEPLMIVVMGGVVLVIVMAVLLPIIEINQLVQ
- the gspE gene encoding type II secretion system ATPase GspE, which codes for MSALPYAWAKAQRILLCDGVLTVCPSTPGWSISEARRQFGATTIQRVRDDELDGLLASAYADTGSAAAVVGAAENEVDLDRLMQDMPEITDLLDTQDGAPVIRMINALLTQAARDEASDIHIEPFETHSVVRYRVDGTLRDVVSPRKALHGALVSRIKIMAQLDIAEKRLPQDGRIALRVAGRPIDIRVSTVPTGHGERVVMRLLDKQAGRLHLETLGMDAQVLAKLDHLIRQPHGIVLVTGPTGSGKTTSLYAALARLDASTSNILTVEDPVEYDLPGISQIQVNAKIDMTFALALRAILRQDPDIIMIGEIRDLETAQIAVQASLTGHLVLATLHTNDAVSAVNRLIDMGVEPFLLASSMLGVLAQRLVRRLCNQCKQEDPATPGTWRPVGCPACNQTGYSGRTGIHELFCIDDDIRTLIHQGAGEQALRASAAKAGMFSLREDGERWIRSGATAPEEILRVTRDA